The proteins below come from a single Parageobacillus toebii NBRC 107807 genomic window:
- a CDS encoding transposase — protein MSKRSVPNVDWANQLESVIRQFVKEKLELIMREEIKHFLEIEQAGTPNRRNGCYLRCVRKKDQLEMAEDLKLIYRSPNKEIALEMFQQFQSKWSHKYPREVQSWANELDVLLTFMDDPSSIRSVIYTTNAIERTIKEIRKRLKPMNSLSSLEAAEKVVYLTIQDFNEKWAGRKLRGFAEAQEALERIFEERYN, from the coding sequence ATGTCTAAAAGAAGTGTACCGAATGTCGACTGGGCAAATCAACTGGAAAGTGTTATTCGTCAATTTGTGAAAGAAAAATTAGAGCTGATTATGCGGGAAGAAATCAAACATTTCCTCGAAATCGAACAGGCTGGAACACCGAATAGGAGAAACGGCTGCTATCTCCGTTGTGTTCGGAAAAAAGATCAATTAGAAATGGCGGAGGATCTGAAACTCATTTATCGTTCTCCGAATAAAGAAATCGCATTGGAGATGTTTCAACAGTTTCAATCCAAATGGTCTCACAAATACCCAAGGGAAGTCCAATCGTGGGCAAATGAGTTGGATGTCCTCCTTACATTTATGGATGATCCAAGCAGTATTCGAAGTGTGATTTATACGACCAATGCCATCGAACGAACGATCAAGGAGATTCGGAAACGTCTAAAGCCGATGAACAGTTTGAGCAGTTTAGAAGCCGCTGAAAAAGTCGTATATTTGACCATTCAAGATTTTAACGAGAAATGGGCAGGACGAAAGTTGCGAGGATTTGCCGAAGCACAGGAAGCCCTCGAGCGAATATTTGAAGAACGTTACAATTAA
- a CDS encoding SpoVR family protein codes for MRQDDLKELERAIAEITEIAEGFGLDFYPMRYEICPADIIYTFGAYGMPTRFSHWTFGKQFHKMKLQYDLGLSKIYELVINSDPCYAFLLDTNSLIQNKLIVAHVLAHSDFFKNNVRFSNTKRDMVESMAATAERIKHYEHQYGKLEVEKFLDAVLAIQEHIDPSLLRPKLSWTLEDTEVYEEEEPPKIASPYDDLWSLDEKDKPTPPPRKKRRKFPPQPEKDVLLFIEEYSRELEEWQRDILTMMREEMLYFWPQLETKIMNEGWATYWHQRILREMDLTSEEAIEFAKLNANVVQPSRTGINPYYLGLKIFEDIEERWNNPTEEMKKLGVKPGSGRQKIFEVRELESDISFLRNYLTKELVMREDMYLFQKQGKEYKVVDKNWEHIRDQLVSMRVNGGFPYITVNDGDYMRNGELYLKHWYEGIELDIKYLEKVLPYIYQLWGRAVHMETVVEEKPVLFTYDGKTVHRKYI; via the coding sequence ATGCGACAAGATGATTTGAAGGAGTTGGAACGGGCGATTGCGGAGATTACGGAAATCGCTGAAGGGTTTGGGCTTGATTTTTATCCGATGCGTTATGAAATTTGTCCAGCGGATATTATTTATACGTTTGGTGCGTATGGCATGCCAACGCGGTTTTCCCACTGGACTTTTGGCAAGCAGTTTCACAAAATGAAACTGCAATACGATTTAGGCTTAAGCAAAATTTACGAGCTAGTCATTAACTCTGACCCTTGTTACGCATTTTTATTGGATACAAATTCGCTGATTCAAAATAAATTGATCGTCGCACATGTATTAGCGCATAGTGACTTTTTCAAAAATAACGTTCGTTTCAGCAACACAAAGCGGGATATGGTCGAAAGCATGGCAGCAACCGCCGAGAGAATCAAACATTACGAACATCAATATGGAAAATTGGAAGTAGAAAAGTTTTTAGATGCGGTATTGGCGATTCAAGAGCATATCGATCCGTCACTGCTTCGTCCGAAATTATCATGGACTTTGGAAGATACGGAAGTATACGAAGAAGAAGAACCGCCAAAAATAGCGTCGCCATATGATGATTTATGGTCGCTCGATGAAAAAGATAAGCCGACTCCGCCACCGCGTAAAAAACGACGGAAATTCCCGCCGCAACCGGAAAAAGACGTATTATTATTTATTGAAGAATATAGCCGTGAGCTGGAAGAATGGCAACGCGATATTTTAACGATGATGCGCGAAGAAATGTTATACTTTTGGCCGCAGTTGGAGACGAAAATCATGAACGAAGGCTGGGCGACGTATTGGCATCAACGGATTTTACGGGAAATGGATTTAACGAGCGAAGAGGCGATTGAATTTGCGAAATTAAACGCCAATGTCGTGCAGCCATCTCGCACAGGGATTAATCCATATTATTTGGGGTTGAAAATTTTTGAAGATATTGAAGAACGTTGGAACAACCCAACGGAGGAAATGAAAAAACTTGGGGTGAAGCCAGGATCGGGACGCCAAAAAATTTTTGAAGTACGTGAACTCGAATCCGATATTTCGTTTTTACGAAATTATTTAACGAAAGAGTTAGTGATGCGCGAGGATATGTATTTATTTCAAAAACAAGGGAAAGAGTATAAAGTTGTTGATAAAAATTGGGAGCACATTCGCGATCAACTCGTCAGTATGCGTGTCAATGGCGGATTTCCATACATTACAGTAAATGATGGCGATTACATGCGCAATGGTGAATTATATTTAAAACATTGGTATGAAGGAATTGAATTAGATATTAAATATTTAGAAAAAGTTCTTCCGTACATTTATCAGTTATGGGGCCGCGCTGTTCATATGGAAACGGTCGTTGAAGAGAAGCCTGTATTATTTACGTATGATGGAAAAACAGTGCATCGAAAATATATATAA
- the cydS gene encoding cytochrome bd oxidase small subunit CydS, producing MQTFLIMYAPILVVELSVVAAFWAGLKDEQVE from the coding sequence ATGCAAACATTTCTTATTATGTATGCGCCAATTCTTGTTGTGGAATTGTCTGTAGTTGCTGCGTTTTGGGCAGGATTGAAGGACGAACAAGTCGAGTAG
- a CDS encoding DsrE/DsrF/DrsH-like family protein — MKVAIIAANGGLFDAYKVFNIATAAAASEAEVGIFFTFEGLNLIHKEAHKNLPLPEGKEHFQEGFQKANVPSIEELVKMAQELGVKLVACQMTMDVMGLDKDQFVDGIEVAGAATFLNFAKDADITLTF, encoded by the coding sequence ATGAAAGTAGCGATTATCGCAGCTAACGGTGGTTTATTTGACGCATACAAAGTATTTAATATTGCCACAGCGGCAGCAGCATCTGAGGCGGAAGTAGGCATTTTTTTCACGTTTGAAGGGTTGAATCTCATTCATAAAGAAGCACATAAAAACTTACCGCTTCCAGAAGGAAAAGAGCATTTCCAAGAAGGATTTCAAAAAGCAAATGTTCCATCGATCGAAGAGCTTGTAAAAATGGCGCAAGAATTAGGTGTGAAACTAGTTGCGTGCCAAATGACGATGGATGTCATGGGCCTTGACAAAGATCAATTTGTCGATGGAATTGAAGTCGCTGGCGCTGCAACATTTCTAAACTTTGCAAAAGACGCCGACATTACGTTGACGTTCTAG
- a CDS encoding glutaredoxin family protein produces MKRVTVYTTTTCPYCVMVKNFLREQGVPFEEVNVQRDPVAARKLVETTGQVGVPQIEIDGQWVIGFDPDAIMQLLQR; encoded by the coding sequence ATGAAACGAGTTACGGTATATACGACAACGACATGTCCGTATTGTGTAATGGTAAAAAACTTTTTACGTGAACAAGGCGTTCCGTTTGAAGAAGTCAACGTGCAACGGGATCCTGTCGCGGCTCGGAAACTTGTTGAAACAACAGGGCAAGTCGGAGTCCCGCAAATCGAAATCGATGGTCAATGGGTAATCGGATTTGATCCGGACGCCATCATGCAATTACTGCAACGTTAG
- a CDS encoding class I SAM-dependent methyltransferase codes for MAGHRFHPEKAEKLLDPKRKEIIAPERAIEILQIGTQDVIVDLGAGNGYFTVPMAKMTKEKVYAVDVQQEMLEFLKTHAEKEQVDNIEYILEDVSNTSLPSRLADKGLMSFVFHEVDDHDAVLAEIQRVMKPNGKFLIIEWEAVESEMGPPLHERIPSQQLLEYMKTKHHNVEFVSFHPTVYGILLTY; via the coding sequence ATGGCAGGGCATCGTTTTCATCCAGAAAAGGCGGAAAAATTATTAGATCCGAAGCGAAAAGAAATCATTGCTCCAGAACGGGCAATAGAGATATTGCAAATCGGAACGCAAGATGTCATCGTTGATTTGGGAGCTGGCAATGGGTATTTTACCGTGCCAATGGCGAAAATGACGAAAGAAAAAGTATATGCTGTCGATGTACAACAAGAAATGTTGGAATTTTTAAAGACACACGCAGAAAAAGAACAAGTGGACAATATTGAATATATACTTGAGGATGTATCGAATACGTCTTTGCCTTCACGATTGGCGGATAAGGGGCTCATGTCGTTCGTGTTTCATGAAGTAGATGATCATGACGCAGTGCTTGCTGAGATACAACGGGTGATGAAACCAAACGGAAAATTTCTGATCATTGAATGGGAAGCGGTAGAAAGCGAAATGGGGCCGCCGCTTCATGAGAGAATTCCTTCTCAGCAATTGCTAGAATATATGAAAACAAAACACCATAACGTAGAATTTGTATCATTTCATCCAACCGTATACGGTATATTGCTAACGTATTGA
- a CDS encoding sulfurtransferase yields MYIISLIIFSLLFIALYRRYYPVSGVPCIDIADKRIKDMVVLDIRDYNETTEPPIANSLHIPYAYLKRHFSNIPSKSLHIIANDEIEKNLGVRFLRRRGFDVQSYSIIHCPCRERGNEKWNTIKKSKTA; encoded by the coding sequence TTGTATATCATCAGCCTGATTATTTTCAGTTTATTATTCATAGCATTGTATCGCCGTTATTATCCGGTAAGCGGTGTTCCATGCATAGATATAGCCGATAAACGAATCAAGGATATGGTTGTGTTAGATATTCGTGATTATAACGAAACAACAGAACCGCCTATTGCTAATTCTCTTCATATTCCGTATGCTTATTTAAAACGGCATTTTTCTAATATTCCGAGTAAATCGCTTCATATTATTGCAAACGATGAAATCGAAAAAAATTTAGGCGTACGTTTTTTACGACGCCGCGGTTTTGACGTACAAAGCTATTCAATCATCCATTGTCCTTGTCGAGAAAGGGGAAATGAAAAATGGAATACAATAAAGAAATCAAAAACCGCTTAA
- a CDS encoding metal-sensitive transcriptional regulator, with product MEYNKEIKNRLRRIEGQVKGVLSMMEQGKDCKSVVAQLSAARNAIDRAIAVIVSTNLENCLRESMEKGEKTEHLVKEAVELLVKSR from the coding sequence ATGGAATACAATAAAGAAATCAAAAACCGCTTAAGACGGATTGAGGGACAAGTGAAAGGCGTTCTTAGCATGATGGAACAAGGAAAAGACTGCAAAAGCGTTGTCGCGCAATTATCGGCGGCACGCAATGCGATTGATCGCGCCATTGCGGTCATTGTAAGTACCAATTTAGAAAATTGTCTGCGCGAAAGCATGGAAAAAGGAGAAAAAACGGAACATTTAGTCAAAGAAGCGGTAGAGCTATTAGTAAAAAGCAGATAA
- a CDS encoding sulfurtransferase TusA family protein, whose translation MNVNKVLDAKGLACPMPVVRAKKAMDELTSGQVLEVQTTDKGSKNDLPAWAKASGHTVIDMKEENGVLTFWIQKG comes from the coding sequence ATGAATGTAAATAAAGTATTAGATGCGAAAGGATTAGCTTGTCCAATGCCGGTTGTAAGAGCGAAAAAAGCGATGGATGAATTAACATCAGGGCAAGTGCTCGAAGTGCAAACAACGGATAAAGGATCAAAAAACGACTTGCCGGCATGGGCAAAAGCAAGCGGCCATACGGTTATTGATATGAAAGAGGAAAATGGCGTATTGACGTTTTGGATTCAAAAAGGGTAA
- a CDS encoding DsrE/DsrF/DrsH-like family protein, which yields MSQQKKKTTIILFSGDYDKAMAAYIIANGAAAYDHDVTIFHTFWGLNALRKDAHIPVKKGFLEKMFAKMMPRGADRMGLSRMNFGGLGPKLIKHVIKKHNAMPLPQLIEMAKEQGVKLVACQMTVDLLGLKPEELIDGIEFAGVATYLADASEGNINLFI from the coding sequence ATGTCGCAACAAAAGAAAAAAACAACGATTATTTTATTTAGCGGCGACTACGATAAAGCGATGGCGGCGTACATCATCGCGAATGGTGCCGCCGCTTATGACCATGACGTCACGATTTTCCATACGTTTTGGGGATTGAACGCATTGCGAAAAGATGCGCATATTCCGGTGAAAAAAGGGTTTTTGGAAAAAATGTTTGCCAAAATGATGCCGCGCGGAGCGGATCGCATGGGACTTTCACGCATGAACTTTGGCGGCCTCGGACCAAAATTAATCAAACACGTTATAAAAAAGCATAACGCGATGCCGCTGCCACAATTAATCGAAATGGCAAAAGAACAGGGGGTTAAATTAGTCGCGTGTCAAATGACCGTTGATTTATTAGGATTAAAGCCAGAAGAATTGATCGATGGCATTGAGTTTGCTGGAGTGGCAACGTATTTGGCGGATGCGTCAGAAGGGAACATAAACTTATTCATTTAA
- a CDS encoding rhodanese-like domain-containing protein produces MTQTVMNIVLFLLFVWFIAIRVIPPRGVRMITTAELKKELGKKDVQYVDVRTPAEFRANHIRGFKNIPLHELPKRANELSKEKEVIVICQSGMRSTKASRLLKKLGFQYVTNVKGGMNAWS; encoded by the coding sequence ATGACACAAACAGTAATGAATATCGTTTTATTCCTATTGTTTGTTTGGTTTATTGCAATCCGCGTCATTCCACCGCGTGGAGTACGGATGATTACAACAGCAGAGCTAAAGAAAGAATTAGGAAAAAAAGATGTGCAGTATGTGGATGTACGTACTCCCGCGGAGTTCCGCGCGAATCATATTCGCGGATTTAAAAATATTCCCCTTCATGAACTGCCAAAACGTGCCAACGAATTATCCAAGGAAAAAGAAGTGATTGTGATTTGCCAAAGCGGAATGCGAAGTACAAAAGCCAGCAGACTATTGAAGAAACTTGGATTCCAATACGTAACAAACGTAAAAGGCGGAATGAACGCTTGGTCATAA
- a CDS encoding rhodanese-like domain-containing protein gives MKQLTAKEVEKLLQEGKQLNIIDVREVDEVAAGKIPGAINIPLGLLEFRMNELDKNKEYILVCRSGGRSGRAAQLLESHGYHVINMTGGMLEWEGPVE, from the coding sequence ATGAAACAATTAACGGCAAAAGAAGTTGAAAAACTTCTTCAAGAAGGAAAACAACTGAACATTATCGATGTTCGTGAAGTGGATGAAGTAGCGGCTGGGAAAATTCCTGGTGCGATTAATATTCCGTTAGGATTGCTCGAATTTCGCATGAATGAGCTAGATAAAAATAAGGAATATATCCTTGTTTGCCGTTCGGGTGGAAGAAGCGGGCGCGCAGCTCAACTGCTGGAAAGTCATGGATATCATGTGATCAATATGACTGGCGGCATGTTGGAATGGGAAGGACCTGTTGAATAA